A genomic region of Trifolium pratense cultivar HEN17-A07 linkage group LG3, ARS_RC_1.1, whole genome shotgun sequence contains the following coding sequences:
- the LOC123915996 gene encoding HVA22-like protein e: MSKLWIFITQLNSVAGPVLMLLYPLYASVVAIESTSKLDDEQWLAYWIIYSFLTLVEIVLASLLEWIPIWYNAKLFLVAWLVLPQFKGAAFLYERFVRQHVRKYITPNKVKHVS; encoded by the exons ATGAGCAAGTTGTGGATTTTTATCACCCAACTTAATTCGGTTGCTGG gccAGTGTTGATGTTATTATATCCTTT GTATGCTTCGGTTGTTGCAATAGAGAGCACATCCAAGTTAGATGATGAACAATGGCTTGCTTATTGGATCATTTATTCATTTCTCACTCTTGTGGAAATTGTTCTTGCCTCCCTCTTAGAGTG gATACCAATTTGGTATAATGCGAAACTATTTCTTGTGGCATGGCTAGTTTTGCCACAGTTCAAAGGTGCTGCTTTCTTGTATGAAAGATTCGTGAGACAACACGTTCGAAAGTACATCACTCCTAACAAA GTGAAACATGTTTCATGA
- the LOC123915997 gene encoding protein NRT1/ PTR FAMILY 2.6-like has translation MDDKLAASSKQAQSLSNGTKRSGWISFPFFIGMVAGLSVASTGIVGNLIVYLISEFNIKSINAAQIVNVVIGSTNLFPIVAAIVADSFFGSFSVAFATSCVALLGTVILFLTSTINSLKPHPCSNDLSIICKPPTGIQYTVLYISIVLISIGFGGSRFTAASLGANQFDKPEHQGSFFNWFFFTFYVASGVALSGIVYIQDNLGWALGFGICAVATFVGVVVFLLGYRFYRMDEPQGSAVLDLGRVFVASVRKWKYNLSSRVEDYYTSTTSCDDVMVQMLPPATLGKRLRFFNRAALITDTDLKSDGSIKKSSWRLCTIQQVEDFKKIIGILPLWTSSTFLAIPIAMQSSLTVLQALVMDRSIGSHFKFPAGSISIVILISTSIFLTFLDRVLLPGWYKITGKMARPLQRIGVGYVLTVLSMAVSALVESKRLKLAHRHVDMSVLWLFPQLVLVGIGEAFHFPAQLTFYYQQFPQSLRSISTALISLIVGIAFYLNTALIDQVRRSTDWLPDDINHGKVDNVYWMLALFGGINFVYYLLCSAFYKYEN, from the exons ATGGATGATAAACTAGCAGCATCCTCAAAACAAGCACAAAGCTTGAGTAATGGAACCAAGCGTAGTGGTTGGATAAGTTTCCCCTTCTTCATTG GTATGGTAGCAGGGTTGTCAGTTGCAAGCACAGGAATTGTGGGAAATTTGATAGTATATCTTATAAGTGAATTCAATATAAAGAGCATCAATGCTGCTCAGATTGTAAACGTTGTTATTGGAAGCACCAATCTATTTCCAATAGTTGCTGCAATTGTTGCTGATTCTTTCTTTGGCTCTTTCTCTGTTGCCTTTGCTACTTCTTGTGTTGCTTTGCTG GGAAcggttattttatttttgacatcaACTATCAACTCCTTAAAGCCTCATCCATGTAGCAATGATTTATCCATCATATGCAAACCACCAACTGGAATCCAATACACAGTTCTATACATAAGCATAGTTCTAATATCAATTGGTTTTGGTGGTTCACGTTTCACAGCAGCATCACTAGGAGCAAATCAATTTGACAAACCAGAACATCAAGGATCATTTTTTAATTGGTTCTTTTTCACATTCTATGTTGCTTCTGGAGTTGCATTATCTGGAATTGTTTACATTCAGGATAATTTGGGCTGGGCTTTGGGATTTGGTATTTGTGCTGTGGCTACTTTTGTTGGTGTGGTTGTTTTTTTGTTGGGCTATCGATTTTATCGGATGGATGAGCCGCAAGGGAGTGCGGTTTTGGATTTGGGCCGTGTTTTTGTTGCATCTGTTCGTAAGTGGAAGTATAATCTCTCGTCTAGAGTCGAGGATTACTATACTAGTACTACTTCTTGTGATGATGTTATGGTTCAAATGTTGCCTCCAGCTACACTCGGAAAAAGATTAAG GTTCTTCAACCGTGCAGCTCTAATAACTGATACAGACCTAAAATCAGATGGTTCAATCAAGAAATCATCATGGAGACTATGCACAATTCAACAAGTGGaagatttcaaaaaaataattggaatcTTACCACTATGGACTTCAAGTACATTCCTAGCAATACCAATAGCAATGCAAAGTAGCTTAACAGTACTTCAAGCTTTAGTCATGGATCGTTCAATAGGATCCCATTTCAAATTCCCAGCTGGTTCTATTTCTATTGTAATCTTAATATCAACATCCATTTTCCTCACCTTTCTTGACAGAGTGTTATTGCCAGGTTGGTATAAGATTACTGGAAAAATGGCTAGGCCGCTCCAACGAATAGGCGTAGGGTATGTTTTGACTGTTCTTAGCATGGCTGTCTCTGCTCTTGTCGAATCAAAGCGGCTCAAATTAGCACATCGGCATGTGGACATGTCGGTCTTATGGTTGTTTCCACAATTAGTGTTGGTTGGGATTGGTGAAGCTTTTCATTTTCCTGCACAACTTACATTCTACTACCAACAATTTCCACAATCACTTAGGAGCATATCAACTGCATTGATTTCATTGATTGTAGGAATTGCTTTTTACCTTAACACTGCTTTAATCGATCAAGTTCGTCGGAGTACTGATTGGTTACCTGATGATATAAATCATGGGAAGGTAGATAATGTGTACTGGATGTTAGCCTTGTTTGGGGGTATCAACTTTGTGTATTACTTACTGTGTTCTGCTTTTTACAAGTATgaaaattaa